A stretch of the Cheilinus undulatus linkage group 11, ASM1832078v1, whole genome shotgun sequence genome encodes the following:
- the tpd52l2b gene encoding tpd52 like 2b isoform X4: protein MDPASQDINLNSPNKGLGVDHSDSLSDVPVEGAVGNSANPLPPGLTEEEAEELRIELTKVEEEINTLRQVLSAKERHATELKRKLGLSPLNELRQNLTKSWQDVQTSNAYLSASATLDDITRSEAYKKTQETLSQAGQKTSAALTTVGTAISRKLGDMRALPFSNSFSNYSIRHSISMPAMRNSPTFKSFEDKMGNLKYKVVGPRGNGEAVTPTDTTPTQENPPF from the exons ATATCAACCTGAACTCTCCTAACAAGGGCCTTGGCGTGGATCATTCAGACAGCCTGTCCGACGTGCCAGTGGAGGGAGCGGTGGGGAACTCAGCCAACCCTCTCCCACCCGGTCTGACAGAGGAAGAGGCTGAGGAGCTTCGCATCGAGCTCACAAAG GTTGAGGAGGAGATCAACACCCTGCGTCAAGTTCTTTCAGCCAAAGAGAGACACGCAACAGAGCTGAAGAGGAAACTCGGCCTCAGCCCGCTCAACGAACTCAGGCAGAACCTCACCAAGAGCTGGCAAGACGTACAGACCTCCAACGC ATATCTGTCTGCCTCAGCCACTTTGGATGACATTACCCGCTCTGAAGC ATACAAGAAGACTCAGGAGACTCTATCCCAGGCGGGACAGAAGACCAGCGCAGCTCTCACCACAGTGGGCACGGCCATCAGCAGGAAACTGGGTGACATGAG AGCTCTACCTTTCTCTAATTCCTTTAG CAACTATTCCATTCGCCACTCGATAAGTATGCCCGCCATGAG GAACTCTCCAACCTTCAAGTCATTTGAGGATAAAATGGGAAACCTGAAG tATAAGGTCGTCGGCCCCAGAGGAAACGGGGAGGCTGTCACCCCCACCGACACCACCCCCACTCAGGAGAACCCACCTTTCTGA
- the tpd52l2b gene encoding tpd52 like 2b isoform X8 yields MDPASQDINLNSPNKGLGVDHSDSLSDVPVEGAVGNSANPLPPGLTEEEAEELRIELTKVEEEINTLRQVLSAKERHATELKRKLGLSPLNELRQNLTKSWQDVQTSNAYKKTQETLSQAGQKTSAALTTVGTAISRKLGDMRALPFSNSFSNYSIRHSISMPAMRNSPTFKSFEDKMGNLKYKVVGPRGNGEAVTPTDTTPTQENPPF; encoded by the exons ATATCAACCTGAACTCTCCTAACAAGGGCCTTGGCGTGGATCATTCAGACAGCCTGTCCGACGTGCCAGTGGAGGGAGCGGTGGGGAACTCAGCCAACCCTCTCCCACCCGGTCTGACAGAGGAAGAGGCTGAGGAGCTTCGCATCGAGCTCACAAAG GTTGAGGAGGAGATCAACACCCTGCGTCAAGTTCTTTCAGCCAAAGAGAGACACGCAACAGAGCTGAAGAGGAAACTCGGCCTCAGCCCGCTCAACGAACTCAGGCAGAACCTCACCAAGAGCTGGCAAGACGTACAGACCTCCAACGC ATACAAGAAGACTCAGGAGACTCTATCCCAGGCGGGACAGAAGACCAGCGCAGCTCTCACCACAGTGGGCACGGCCATCAGCAGGAAACTGGGTGACATGAG AGCTCTACCTTTCTCTAATTCCTTTAG CAACTATTCCATTCGCCACTCGATAAGTATGCCCGCCATGAG GAACTCTCCAACCTTCAAGTCATTTGAGGATAAAATGGGAAACCTGAAG tATAAGGTCGTCGGCCCCAGAGGAAACGGGGAGGCTGTCACCCCCACCGACACCACCCCCACTCAGGAGAACCCACCTTTCTGA
- the tpd52l2b gene encoding tpd52 like 2b isoform X9 produces MDPASQDINLNSPNKGLGVDHSDSLSDVPVEGAVGNSANPLPPGLTEEEAEELRIELTKVEEEINTLRQVLSAKERHATELKRKLGLSPLNELRQNLTKSWQDVQTSNAYLSASATLDDITRSEAYKKTQETLSQAGQKTSAALTTVGTAISRKLGDMRNSPTFKSFEDKMGNLKYKVVGPRGNGEAVTPTDTTPTQENPPF; encoded by the exons ATATCAACCTGAACTCTCCTAACAAGGGCCTTGGCGTGGATCATTCAGACAGCCTGTCCGACGTGCCAGTGGAGGGAGCGGTGGGGAACTCAGCCAACCCTCTCCCACCCGGTCTGACAGAGGAAGAGGCTGAGGAGCTTCGCATCGAGCTCACAAAG GTTGAGGAGGAGATCAACACCCTGCGTCAAGTTCTTTCAGCCAAAGAGAGACACGCAACAGAGCTGAAGAGGAAACTCGGCCTCAGCCCGCTCAACGAACTCAGGCAGAACCTCACCAAGAGCTGGCAAGACGTACAGACCTCCAACGC ATATCTGTCTGCCTCAGCCACTTTGGATGACATTACCCGCTCTGAAGC ATACAAGAAGACTCAGGAGACTCTATCCCAGGCGGGACAGAAGACCAGCGCAGCTCTCACCACAGTGGGCACGGCCATCAGCAGGAAACTGGGTGACATGAG GAACTCTCCAACCTTCAAGTCATTTGAGGATAAAATGGGAAACCTGAAG tATAAGGTCGTCGGCCCCAGAGGAAACGGGGAGGCTGTCACCCCCACCGACACCACCCCCACTCAGGAGAACCCACCTTTCTGA
- the tpd52l2b gene encoding tpd52 like 2b isoform X10 yields the protein MDPASQDINLNSPNKGLGVDHSDSLSDVPVEGAVGNSANPLPPGLTEEEAEELRIELTKVEEEINTLRQVLSAKERHATELKRKLGLSPLNELRQNLTKSWQDVQTSNAYKKTQETLSQAGQKTSAALTTVGTAISRKLGDMRNSPTFKSFEDKMGNLKYKVVGPRGNGEAVTPTDTTPTQENPPF from the exons ATATCAACCTGAACTCTCCTAACAAGGGCCTTGGCGTGGATCATTCAGACAGCCTGTCCGACGTGCCAGTGGAGGGAGCGGTGGGGAACTCAGCCAACCCTCTCCCACCCGGTCTGACAGAGGAAGAGGCTGAGGAGCTTCGCATCGAGCTCACAAAG GTTGAGGAGGAGATCAACACCCTGCGTCAAGTTCTTTCAGCCAAAGAGAGACACGCAACAGAGCTGAAGAGGAAACTCGGCCTCAGCCCGCTCAACGAACTCAGGCAGAACCTCACCAAGAGCTGGCAAGACGTACAGACCTCCAACGC ATACAAGAAGACTCAGGAGACTCTATCCCAGGCGGGACAGAAGACCAGCGCAGCTCTCACCACAGTGGGCACGGCCATCAGCAGGAAACTGGGTGACATGAG GAACTCTCCAACCTTCAAGTCATTTGAGGATAAAATGGGAAACCTGAAG tATAAGGTCGTCGGCCCCAGAGGAAACGGGGAGGCTGTCACCCCCACCGACACCACCCCCACTCAGGAGAACCCACCTTTCTGA
- the tpd52l2b gene encoding tpd52 like 2b isoform X7 — protein sequence MDPASQDINLNSPNKGLGVDHSDSLSDVPVEGAVGNSANPLPPGLTEEEAEELRIELTKVEEEINTLRQVLSAKERHATELKRKLGLSPLNELRQNLTKSWQDVQTSNAYKKTQETLSQAGQKTSAALTTVGTAISRKLGDMRALPFSNSFSSNYSIRHSISMPAMRNSPTFKSFEDKMGNLKYKVVGPRGNGEAVTPTDTTPTQENPPF from the exons ATATCAACCTGAACTCTCCTAACAAGGGCCTTGGCGTGGATCATTCAGACAGCCTGTCCGACGTGCCAGTGGAGGGAGCGGTGGGGAACTCAGCCAACCCTCTCCCACCCGGTCTGACAGAGGAAGAGGCTGAGGAGCTTCGCATCGAGCTCACAAAG GTTGAGGAGGAGATCAACACCCTGCGTCAAGTTCTTTCAGCCAAAGAGAGACACGCAACAGAGCTGAAGAGGAAACTCGGCCTCAGCCCGCTCAACGAACTCAGGCAGAACCTCACCAAGAGCTGGCAAGACGTACAGACCTCCAACGC ATACAAGAAGACTCAGGAGACTCTATCCCAGGCGGGACAGAAGACCAGCGCAGCTCTCACCACAGTGGGCACGGCCATCAGCAGGAAACTGGGTGACATGAG AGCTCTACCTTTCTCTAATTCCTTTAG TAGCAACTATTCCATTCGCCACTCGATAAGTATGCCCGCCATGAG GAACTCTCCAACCTTCAAGTCATTTGAGGATAAAATGGGAAACCTGAAG tATAAGGTCGTCGGCCCCAGAGGAAACGGGGAGGCTGTCACCCCCACCGACACCACCCCCACTCAGGAGAACCCACCTTTCTGA
- the tpd52l2b gene encoding tpd52 like 2b isoform X3, whose product MDPASQDINLNSPNKGLGVDHSDSLSDVPVEGAVGNSANPLPPGLTEEEAEELRIELTKVEEEINTLRQVLSAKERHATELKRKLGLSPLNELRQNLTKSWQDVQTSNAYLSASATLDDITRSEAYKKTQETLSQAGQKTSAALTTVGTAISRKLGDMRALPFSNSFSSNYSIRHSISMPAMRNSPTFKSFEDKMGNLKYKVVGPRGNGEAVTPTDTTPTQENPPF is encoded by the exons ATATCAACCTGAACTCTCCTAACAAGGGCCTTGGCGTGGATCATTCAGACAGCCTGTCCGACGTGCCAGTGGAGGGAGCGGTGGGGAACTCAGCCAACCCTCTCCCACCCGGTCTGACAGAGGAAGAGGCTGAGGAGCTTCGCATCGAGCTCACAAAG GTTGAGGAGGAGATCAACACCCTGCGTCAAGTTCTTTCAGCCAAAGAGAGACACGCAACAGAGCTGAAGAGGAAACTCGGCCTCAGCCCGCTCAACGAACTCAGGCAGAACCTCACCAAGAGCTGGCAAGACGTACAGACCTCCAACGC ATATCTGTCTGCCTCAGCCACTTTGGATGACATTACCCGCTCTGAAGC ATACAAGAAGACTCAGGAGACTCTATCCCAGGCGGGACAGAAGACCAGCGCAGCTCTCACCACAGTGGGCACGGCCATCAGCAGGAAACTGGGTGACATGAG AGCTCTACCTTTCTCTAATTCCTTTAG TAGCAACTATTCCATTCGCCACTCGATAAGTATGCCCGCCATGAG GAACTCTCCAACCTTCAAGTCATTTGAGGATAAAATGGGAAACCTGAAG tATAAGGTCGTCGGCCCCAGAGGAAACGGGGAGGCTGTCACCCCCACCGACACCACCCCCACTCAGGAGAACCCACCTTTCTGA
- the tpd52l2b gene encoding tpd52 like 2b isoform X5, which produces MDPASQDINLNSPNKGLGVDHSDSLSDVPVEGAVGNSANPLPPGLTEEEAEELRIELTKVEEEINTLRQVLSAKERHATELKRKLGLSPLNELRQNLTKSWQDVQTSNAYVRTSEKLGEWNEKVTGSDLYLSASATLDDITRSEAYKKTQETLSQAGQKTSAALTTVGTAISRKLGDMRNSPTFKSFEDKMGNLKYKVVGPRGNGEAVTPTDTTPTQENPPF; this is translated from the exons ATATCAACCTGAACTCTCCTAACAAGGGCCTTGGCGTGGATCATTCAGACAGCCTGTCCGACGTGCCAGTGGAGGGAGCGGTGGGGAACTCAGCCAACCCTCTCCCACCCGGTCTGACAGAGGAAGAGGCTGAGGAGCTTCGCATCGAGCTCACAAAG GTTGAGGAGGAGATCAACACCCTGCGTCAAGTTCTTTCAGCCAAAGAGAGACACGCAACAGAGCTGAAGAGGAAACTCGGCCTCAGCCCGCTCAACGAACTCAGGCAGAACCTCACCAAGAGCTGGCAAGACGTACAGACCTCCAACGC CTATGTGAGAACCTCTGAGAAACTGGGCGAGTGGAATGAGAAAGTTACCGGTTCAGATCT ATATCTGTCTGCCTCAGCCACTTTGGATGACATTACCCGCTCTGAAGC ATACAAGAAGACTCAGGAGACTCTATCCCAGGCGGGACAGAAGACCAGCGCAGCTCTCACCACAGTGGGCACGGCCATCAGCAGGAAACTGGGTGACATGAG GAACTCTCCAACCTTCAAGTCATTTGAGGATAAAATGGGAAACCTGAAG tATAAGGTCGTCGGCCCCAGAGGAAACGGGGAGGCTGTCACCCCCACCGACACCACCCCCACTCAGGAGAACCCACCTTTCTGA
- the tpd52l2b gene encoding tpd52 like 2b isoform X2 produces MDPASQDINLNSPNKGLGVDHSDSLSDVPVEGAVGNSANPLPPGLTEEEAEELRIELTKVEEEINTLRQVLSAKERHATELKRKLGLSPLNELRQNLTKSWQDVQTSNAYVRTSEKLGEWNEKVTGSDLYLSASATLDDITRSEAYKKTQETLSQAGQKTSAALTTVGTAISRKLGDMRALPFSNSFSNYSIRHSISMPAMRNSPTFKSFEDKMGNLKYKVVGPRGNGEAVTPTDTTPTQENPPF; encoded by the exons ATATCAACCTGAACTCTCCTAACAAGGGCCTTGGCGTGGATCATTCAGACAGCCTGTCCGACGTGCCAGTGGAGGGAGCGGTGGGGAACTCAGCCAACCCTCTCCCACCCGGTCTGACAGAGGAAGAGGCTGAGGAGCTTCGCATCGAGCTCACAAAG GTTGAGGAGGAGATCAACACCCTGCGTCAAGTTCTTTCAGCCAAAGAGAGACACGCAACAGAGCTGAAGAGGAAACTCGGCCTCAGCCCGCTCAACGAACTCAGGCAGAACCTCACCAAGAGCTGGCAAGACGTACAGACCTCCAACGC CTATGTGAGAACCTCTGAGAAACTGGGCGAGTGGAATGAGAAAGTTACCGGTTCAGATCT ATATCTGTCTGCCTCAGCCACTTTGGATGACATTACCCGCTCTGAAGC ATACAAGAAGACTCAGGAGACTCTATCCCAGGCGGGACAGAAGACCAGCGCAGCTCTCACCACAGTGGGCACGGCCATCAGCAGGAAACTGGGTGACATGAG AGCTCTACCTTTCTCTAATTCCTTTAG CAACTATTCCATTCGCCACTCGATAAGTATGCCCGCCATGAG GAACTCTCCAACCTTCAAGTCATTTGAGGATAAAATGGGAAACCTGAAG tATAAGGTCGTCGGCCCCAGAGGAAACGGGGAGGCTGTCACCCCCACCGACACCACCCCCACTCAGGAGAACCCACCTTTCTGA
- the tpd52l2b gene encoding tpd52 like 2b isoform X1: MDPASQDINLNSPNKGLGVDHSDSLSDVPVEGAVGNSANPLPPGLTEEEAEELRIELTKVEEEINTLRQVLSAKERHATELKRKLGLSPLNELRQNLTKSWQDVQTSNAYVRTSEKLGEWNEKVTGSDLYLSASATLDDITRSEAYKKTQETLSQAGQKTSAALTTVGTAISRKLGDMRALPFSNSFSSNYSIRHSISMPAMRNSPTFKSFEDKMGNLKYKVVGPRGNGEAVTPTDTTPTQENPPF, encoded by the exons ATATCAACCTGAACTCTCCTAACAAGGGCCTTGGCGTGGATCATTCAGACAGCCTGTCCGACGTGCCAGTGGAGGGAGCGGTGGGGAACTCAGCCAACCCTCTCCCACCCGGTCTGACAGAGGAAGAGGCTGAGGAGCTTCGCATCGAGCTCACAAAG GTTGAGGAGGAGATCAACACCCTGCGTCAAGTTCTTTCAGCCAAAGAGAGACACGCAACAGAGCTGAAGAGGAAACTCGGCCTCAGCCCGCTCAACGAACTCAGGCAGAACCTCACCAAGAGCTGGCAAGACGTACAGACCTCCAACGC CTATGTGAGAACCTCTGAGAAACTGGGCGAGTGGAATGAGAAAGTTACCGGTTCAGATCT ATATCTGTCTGCCTCAGCCACTTTGGATGACATTACCCGCTCTGAAGC ATACAAGAAGACTCAGGAGACTCTATCCCAGGCGGGACAGAAGACCAGCGCAGCTCTCACCACAGTGGGCACGGCCATCAGCAGGAAACTGGGTGACATGAG AGCTCTACCTTTCTCTAATTCCTTTAG TAGCAACTATTCCATTCGCCACTCGATAAGTATGCCCGCCATGAG GAACTCTCCAACCTTCAAGTCATTTGAGGATAAAATGGGAAACCTGAAG tATAAGGTCGTCGGCCCCAGAGGAAACGGGGAGGCTGTCACCCCCACCGACACCACCCCCACTCAGGAGAACCCACCTTTCTGA
- the tpd52l2b gene encoding tpd52 like 2b isoform X6: MDPASQDINLNSPNKGLGVDHSDSLSDVPVEGAVGNSANPLPPGLTEEEAEELRIELTKVEEEINTLRQVLSAKERHATELKRKLGLSPLNELRQNLTKSWQDVQTSNAYVRTSEKLGEWNEKVTGSDLYLSASATLDDITRSEAYKKTQETLSQAGQKTSAALTTVGTAISRKLGDMRALPFSNSFSNYSIRHSISMPAMRFINQEVFKV; this comes from the exons ATATCAACCTGAACTCTCCTAACAAGGGCCTTGGCGTGGATCATTCAGACAGCCTGTCCGACGTGCCAGTGGAGGGAGCGGTGGGGAACTCAGCCAACCCTCTCCCACCCGGTCTGACAGAGGAAGAGGCTGAGGAGCTTCGCATCGAGCTCACAAAG GTTGAGGAGGAGATCAACACCCTGCGTCAAGTTCTTTCAGCCAAAGAGAGACACGCAACAGAGCTGAAGAGGAAACTCGGCCTCAGCCCGCTCAACGAACTCAGGCAGAACCTCACCAAGAGCTGGCAAGACGTACAGACCTCCAACGC CTATGTGAGAACCTCTGAGAAACTGGGCGAGTGGAATGAGAAAGTTACCGGTTCAGATCT ATATCTGTCTGCCTCAGCCACTTTGGATGACATTACCCGCTCTGAAGC ATACAAGAAGACTCAGGAGACTCTATCCCAGGCGGGACAGAAGACCAGCGCAGCTCTCACCACAGTGGGCACGGCCATCAGCAGGAAACTGGGTGACATGAG AGCTCTACCTTTCTCTAATTCCTTTAG CAACTATTCCATTCGCCACTCGATAAGTATGCCCGCCATGAG ATTTATAAACCAGGAggtatttaaagtttaa